Below is a window of Deinococcus planocerae DNA.
CAGGACTACCACCTGCACCGGGGCGCGGGCCTGCAACGCATCGACCACATCAACGTGATGACGCCGGACGTGGAAGGCGTGATGCGCTGGTATATGGATCACCTGGGCTTCCGCCTGAGTGAGTACACGGAAGACGAGCACGGCAAGATCTGGGCCGCCTGGATTCAGCGCCGGGGCAGCGTACACGACCTCGCGCTTACCAACGGCACGGGGCCGAGGTTGCACCACTTCGCCTACTGGATGCCCGACATGCAGAGCATCATCCGTGCCTGCGACATCCTGGCGGGTGCCCGGATGCCGGAGCACATCGAGCGCGGCCCCGGTCGGCACGGCATCTCCAATGCGTTCTTCCTCTACATCCGCGACCCCGACGGGCACCGCATCGAGCTATACACCAGCGACTACGTGACGGTGGACCCCGACTTCGAGCCGATCCGCTGGTCCCTGAACGACCCCCGGCGGCAGACCCTCTGGGGCGCCAGGACGCCGAGGAGCTGGTTCGAGGAGGGCTCGCTGCTGGAAGCCTTCGACGGCGGCTGGGTGACCCCGCAGGAGGGCGAGTTGCGGGGGCTGCCGGTGCATGTGATTTAGGTGGAGGGCGACCCCTCCCCCGCTTCGCGGGGACCTCCCCTTAAAAGGGAGGCAAGGGTCAAACCTGGCTCCCCTCTAAGGGGAGCTGTCCGCGCAGCGGACTGAGGGGTCCGCCCGTGACCTCACCACTCCTCACCCAGAAAGGCCCGACCATGAAAACCGCCCGTTTCCTCTCCCGCGGACGCCTGCACCAGGGCACCCTGAAAAATGACCTGCTTATCGACGCGGCGGGCGAAGGCCATC
It encodes the following:
- the hpaD gene encoding 3,4-dihydroxyphenylacetate 2,3-dioxygenase; protein product: MQPNTIRIAHGVFYVTDLARSRRFYVDLLGLNVLHETEGALYLRANEDREWTLKLELAPEAGVKHLAYRVGTTADLDALVQFLDGQGIPHRWEMEVDRPRLLRFQDPYGVPVAFYAESVKHPWLLQDYHLHRGAGLQRIDHINVMTPDVEGVMRWYMDHLGFRLSEYTEDEHGKIWAAWIQRRGSVHDLALTNGTGPRLHHFAYWMPDMQSIIRACDILAGARMPEHIERGPGRHGISNAFFLYIRDPDGHRIELYTSDYVTVDPDFEPIRWSLNDPRRQTLWGARTPRSWFEEGSLLEAFDGGWVTPQEGELRGLPVHVI